The following proteins are encoded in a genomic region of Candidatus Dependentiae bacterium:
- a CDS encoding AAA family ATPase, translating to MNRIFKLLLVALCGYSSVGLQAMQIRYKSPLQMLLSGSLSATCNGCRGASSFHSCGRQNNRPEGHSMSSSSTAAATAASSSSQTETKHEEEFDFGSTTVAKLNISRPHYVSNDQNNAALDEKQHAELNPEQATENSELSRPTAYTELLSKDLQAEVIKQCPDEVKALIKLIQTTQKGGRDISDDIKLKRLVLVGLPGTGKTTLGQAIAQECKLPCFMYKATLIADQYKNSGDKNLEHIFKEALKLKKPCVVIIDELQTLLERNKDKNDSDKNMTPSLWTMFDACEKSDILFIGLLNHLEEEPKKQFIGRVDYIIEIAMSDDEKRENLFNYYFNQNPGAIFPTKSLPTLIKKTKNHANRDIKWIISRAVRSALINSKDTDIKIEVTMKDFDNALEAHEEQGQKLIDPEIKSWTSSRNLMKYAKYALTAAPYILKLGHMGYQYWTQNRQMKAQEAQAEANEVNANHSAALQREGLDLQAQGAAEQRTMNEFSRTMQESGHALQQQGLSLQREGHTLQTNSAAEQKAVNELSKNMQLKSHALQEQGLNLQRDGHALQTNSATEQRAMNEFSRTMQTESHALQAQGAKTQAKMNDFTMGATAINSSNETDATKNKAVVKLANDLCQDGKFTTEIRKAYSYEVEGVLAKK from the coding sequence ATGAACCGTATTTTCAAATTATTACTCGTTGCTCTGTGTGGATACTCAAGCGTTGGGTTGCAAGCAATGCAAATTCGCTACAAATCACCACTACAGATGCTATTATCTGGATCCCTATCAGCTACATGTAATGGCTGCCGAGGCGCATCGAGCTTTCATAGCTGTGGGCGTCAGAATAACAGACCTGAAGGACATTCGATGTCATCGTCGTCTACAGCCGCAGCTACTGCAGCCTCCTCATCTTCCCAAACAGAAACAAAACATGAAGAAGAATTCGATTTTGGATCCACAACCGTTGCAAAATTAAATATTTCAAGGCCTCACTATGTAAGCAATGATCAAAACAATGCTGCCTTGGACGAAAAACAACATGCAGAATTAAACCCAGAACAAGCAACCGAAAACTCAGAATTATCAAGACCCACTGCATACACTGAACTACTCAGCAAAGATCTGCAAGCGGAAGTAATTAAACAATGCCCTGATGAGGTAAAAGCTCTCATAAAACTCATACAAACGACCCAAAAAGGGGGGAGGGATATCTCAGATGACATTAAACTGAAAAGATTGGTACTGGTTGGCCTTCCAGGAACAGGAAAAACAACACTCGGTCAAGCCATTGCTCAAGAATGCAAATTACCTTGCTTTATGTATAAAGCAACCTTAATTGCAGATCAATATAAAAACTCTGGTGACAAAAATCTAGAGCATATTTTTAAAGAAGCCCTCAAGCTCAAAAAACCATGCGTCGTTATCATTGATGAATTACAAACACTCCTTGAAAGAAACAAGGATAAAAATGATTCCGATAAAAACATGACTCCATCATTATGGACTATGTTCGATGCATGCGAGAAAAGCGACATACTATTTATTGGTCTACTCAATCATCTTGAAGAAGAACCAAAAAAACAATTTATAGGCAGAGTAGACTACATAATAGAAATAGCAATGTCAGATGACGAAAAACGGGAAAATCTATTTAATTATTATTTCAATCAAAATCCAGGCGCAATATTCCCTACCAAATCATTACCAACATTAATCAAAAAAACTAAAAACCATGCCAACAGAGATATTAAATGGATCATCTCAAGAGCTGTTAGATCAGCACTCATAAACAGCAAAGACACTGATATTAAAATAGAAGTCACTATGAAAGACTTTGACAATGCACTAGAAGCACATGAAGAGCAGGGTCAAAAATTGATAGATCCTGAAATAAAAAGTTGGACAAGTAGCCGCAATCTTATGAAATATGCAAAATATGCACTTACCGCTGCACCCTATATTTTAAAACTAGGACACATGGGATACCAATATTGGACACAAAATCGCCAAATGAAAGCCCAAGAAGCACAAGCTGAAGCCAACGAAGTCAATGCGAATCACAGTGCCGCACTACAGCGCGAAGGATTAGACCTTCAAGCACAAGGTGCTGCAGAACAGAGAACTATGAATGAGTTCTCAAGAACAATGCAAGAGAGTGGTCATGCCTTGCAACAACAGGGACTAAGCCTTCAACGTGAGGGGCACACGCTACAAACAAATAGCGCTGCAGAACAAAAAGCAGTAAATGAGTTATCAAAAAACATGCAACTCAAGAGTCATGCATTACAAGAACAAGGATTGAACCTGCAACGTGATGGACATGCTCTACAGACAAACAGTGCTACAGAACAACGAGCGATGAATGAGTTTTCAAGAACTATGCAAACCGAGAGTCATGCATTGCAAGCACAAGGGGCTAAGACACAAGCAAAAATGAATGATTTTACTATGGGAGCCACTGCAATTAATTCAAGTAATGAAACCGACGCTACCAAGAATAAAGCAGTAGTGAAATTAGCAAACGACCTTTGCCAAGATGGTAAATTCACTACTGAAATACGCAAAGCATATTCATATGAAGTCGAAGGTGTATTAGCTAAAAAATAG